ATGGAGCGTATGTGTTGCTGGATGGGAGTTGCAGGTAGCGGTGAGTGCGAAATACCCGCCTGCCGCCGGGAGGCGAAATGAGCGATCCGGATTACAATCGGGAGAAGTAATTTTGCGGGAGGAGTAAAAGCTGTCGTTCCTCATAGGGCAATTTTATTTCCTGTACCCGCTTTTCTTTTTCGGACGCTCCACCACATTCATCCGCTCACGGAGGAACTGGATCTCTTTTCTCATGTGAAGCATTTCTTCCCGTAAAAAATGAATTTCTTTTTCAATCCTCGTATAGGCCGGCCGTGATTCTTCAAAGATGGAAGTTTCTTTTTTCCTGCCGGAATTTTTATTCATGAAATCGTGTTCAAGCACCTGTGAAATATTTCTTAACAGTTCCGTATCTAAACTTTTGCGTTTGAAAATGCTGTAGATATTTTCTCTCGATTTATTGATCCTTCTCGCAAATTCACTCACCGTCATTCCACGATACTTCAAGATTTTTTTTATTTCTGCTCCCAGGTTTTGACTCATGCTCAAAAGTCCTTAAAAGCAGAGAAATTCGTTTACATGCAGATGGTGTTTGAATTTCACAAAAAAGTTTGTATTATTGCATATAAACGTAAAATTCTGTTAAACGCAGGACCCTTGTCACAGGGTCGTTTTCCCCCAAGGTTTTCCCTGTGGCATTTTTTTGTTCTGGCGGCGTAACCCCGAAAAGCCGAAAGAGAGTAGGGGGAATGAGATAAAATTTTCTCATTTTATTCTTTCAGAAATGTTCAATTCTTCAAATAAGCTTCCTCATGCGAGTTTACATTCATTTTCTGAATTGTTCTCGTTCCCCAGTTCTGTAGCACAGTAATCGCATTTACCTTAACAGTTACTTCTATTGGATCCGTAATGTTATCGTTATACAATCCAAGATATACTTTCCCTTGTAGTGGTTTTTTCATTTGCGATGCATCGTTAATTACATCTCCTTGTTTGTATTGGTAATAGGTTTGTCCCGCCATAAAGGCCTGAACATTTGGCCAATCAGTAATGAAATCATACTTCACATTATCTGCACCTCCAACCTGTTTGAAATAATTCATTCCGTAAAGCGCTAAAGCGGCCATTGCACCGCCAGGAATTTTCATAGCAACTCCGGCGGCAGAACTTAGAAATTGGCTCGATGCTCTGTCAAATTCTTTTTGACCTTCCGTTCCAACACCAATGTAATAACTCCATGAAATTGTATTAGCAGGAAGATCAAAATCCACAACTGTTCTGTTGGGGTTTCCATTCAGTGCGTTTTGAGAAGAGACTTTAGCTAATTGATCAATGATTAAACTAGACGAAGTATCAGAACTTACGAGATACTTTTCCTGAACAGGTGTATACGTCGTATCATAAATCGTCTTCCAATAAACACTCGTATTGAAATCCTTCGTCTGATCTGATGCTGGAATTCTCTGAATTTTGAATTTGCAAACTCTTCCTGCAACAGCAGAATTCGAAAATCTGAATTTGTAAATTCCTGTTCGCGTTACGTTGATAATTTTGTTGTCAATTTTTGTTGTTTTGTAATCCATGAATTTCGACGATGA
This portion of the Bacteroidota bacterium genome encodes:
- a CDS encoding helix-turn-helix transcriptional regulator; the protein is MSQNLGAEIKKILKYRGMTVSEFARRINKSRENIYSIFKRKSLDTELLRNISQVLEHDFMNKNSGRKKETSIFEESRPAYTRIEKEIHFLREEMLHMRKEIQFLRERMNVVERPKKKSGYRK